In one window of Candidatus Methanosuratincola sp. DNA:
- the cas4 gene encoding CRISPR-associated protein Cas4, with protein MSHSTSDGESPLVFVSDIVQYFYCPRKIYYLKVLGIPFKARRKMDLGRAEDEREEGRLGERKSVYGFPHSQVTEVIHNLYLEDCSLGMAGQLDTLIRLQSGELIPVDSKYTEDVRVHRHYRKQLVAYSLLVESKYRTKVNRGIIYFSKQKEPVIVDLVEGEKSALLNDLDRIRRILKGELLPRKVAEEKCGYCEVSKFCV; from the coding sequence ATGAGTCATTCTACCTCAGATGGTGAATCACCTCTGGTCTTTGTCTCCGATATAGTCCAGTATTTTTACTGCCCGAGGAAGATCTACTACCTTAAGGTACTGGGTATACCTTTCAAGGCAAGGAGAAAAATGGATCTCGGGAGGGCGGAAGATGAGCGTGAAGAGGGCCGATTGGGCGAACGAAAATCTGTTTACGGCTTCCCGCATTCTCAAGTAACGGAAGTCATCCACAACCTTTACCTGGAGGACTGTTCCCTAGGGATGGCAGGACAACTGGACACGCTGATCCGTCTGCAAAGCGGTGAGCTCATCCCCGTGGACTCAAAATACACCGAAGACGTGCGGGTGCACCGCCACTACCGGAAACAGTTGGTCGCCTATTCTCTGCTAGTCGAGTCTAAGTACAGGACAAAAGTCAACAGAGGCATTATTTACTTCTCGAAACAAAAGGAACCGGTGATCGTCGATCTTGTGGAGGGGGAGAAGTCTGCCTTGCTAAATGATCTGGATCGCATAAGGCGAATACTGAAGGGCGAGCTCCTCCCACGTAAAGTCGCAGAGGAGAAGTGCGGCTACTGTGAAGTATCCAAGTTCTGCGTATAG
- the csa3 gene encoding CRISPR-associated CARF protein Csa3: MKLILTLGFDEKFAIRAIIRNGLVEGDEIYALLPEGGDPRADKAFDNLKEMINKAFDRVKIERVHVPIGNFALAVNQLRLFLRGLGVGDKILNLSGGQRILIVALLIAASNLDLDVDVEIETEDSRAVHRFPLSIMKVQKLDPLDVSILKSLSKKKFTIGELSTAMGVSRPTVWRRLEKLTSLDLVKKVEKGEYMLSEAGLSMLD, encoded by the coding sequence ATGAAACTGATATTGACCTTAGGCTTTGACGAAAAGTTTGCAATTAGAGCGATAATTAGGAATGGTCTAGTTGAAGGAGATGAAATATACGCATTACTGCCTGAGGGTGGAGATCCGAGAGCAGATAAAGCATTTGATAATTTGAAAGAAATGATAAACAAAGCATTCGACCGCGTAAAAATAGAGCGGGTGCACGTCCCGATAGGCAATTTTGCTTTAGCTGTCAACCAGTTGAGACTTTTTTTGAGGGGATTAGGTGTAGGGGACAAGATCCTGAATTTAAGTGGTGGGCAGCGCATTCTTATTGTGGCACTGCTTATAGCCGCGTCAAACTTGGACTTGGACGTTGACGTAGAAATCGAAACTGAAGACTCTCGTGCAGTCCATAGATTCCCCCTCTCAATAATGAAGGTTCAGAAACTCGATCCCCTTGATGTATCGATTCTTAAGTCTTTATCAAAGAAAAAATTTACAATAGGCGAGCTTTCTACTGCCATGGGCGTCAGCAGACCAACTGTTTGGAGAAGGCTTGAAAAATTGACTTCGCTGGATTTAGTAAAAAAAGTTGAGAAAGGCGAATATATGCTTTCTGAGGCTGGGTTAAGCATGCTAGATTAA
- a CDS encoding DUF87 domain-containing protein codes for MHGTACHKGIEKLGFFYLGREYDIRARRRLEPLLLYDSRDLVTHGVCVGMTGSGKTGLCICLLEEGAMDGIPSIVIDPKGDITNLLLTFPDLRKEDFLPWVNPEDAAKKGLSV; via the coding sequence ATGCATGGAACCGCCTGCCATAAAGGAATTGAGAAGCTCGGCTTTTTCTACCTGGGGCGCGAGTATGACATCAGGGCAAGAAGACGCCTCGAACCTCTCCTGCTGTATGACTCGAGGGACCTGGTAACCCACGGCGTGTGCGTCGGCATGACTGGGAGCGGGAAGACCGGCCTCTGCATCTGCCTCCTCGAAGAGGGCGCGATGGACGGGATCCCCTCGATCGTGATCGACCCGAAGGGCGACATCACGAACCTGTTGCTGACGTTCCCGGACCTGAGGAAGGAGGACTTTCTCCCATGGGTCAACCCCGAGGACGCCGCAAAGAAGGGGCTCTCGGTCTAG
- the csa5 gene encoding type I-A CRISPR-associated protein Csa5, with the protein MDNPSFVKEYRDVASTLAAVSTYLGSYSLIDRMSNALSPDSVNRVIYEMSRILNSVSKEEEPKIRAYSENERHGILVIREEGNKRFLIDGNLAETSEIELFLEDVEKNPHIARSLASLAMYLSARAQLDSVVRK; encoded by the coding sequence ATGGACAATCCCTCTTTCGTAAAAGAATACAGGGATGTTGCATCAACGCTAGCAGCAGTTTCGACCTACCTCGGGAGCTACTCATTGATTGATCGCATGTCTAATGCGCTTTCTCCTGATTCTGTGAACCGGGTAATCTACGAGATGTCAAGAATCCTAAATTCGGTATCAAAAGAAGAGGAGCCTAAAATCAGAGCCTACAGTGAAAACGAAAGGCATGGAATCCTAGTGATACGGGAAGAAGGAAATAAACGGTTCCTTATAGACGGTAACCTGGCAGAAACTTCAGAAATTGAGCTTTTTTTGGAAGATGTGGAGAAGAATCCACATATTGCAAGGTCCCTAGCTTCGCTTGCAATGTACCTTTCCGCTAGGGCACAGCTCGATAGCGTGGTGAGAAAATGA
- the cas4a gene encoding type I-A CRISPR-associated protein Cas4/Csa1 translates to MYFLSTMDQKKLVDRILPTARSVGVSEDLRGWNWSKPPLKPMYDEKIPMYAVCSKYCPTSRDVFLNKVMKVAPKQSEPVILGTAIHRVVSTVISCFLDGKVPEFDSWYYETLRSRSVTEQIPAVKDKARAVWDYVLKNCEIQYLNRRSEQPYANRRDLLATSVPFLVEHKVSGELLGLSGLLSVDCYDYLRGIVFDLKVAHETKDWYRLAPTGYAIVLESVYEVPVDAGCVVHLWFQGEELRVTKDLFFINDDLRSWWLEERDSKLSIVAQKMDPGIPPKCYNDCIYQEACRCSTN, encoded by the coding sequence TTGTACTTCCTATCCACTATGGATCAGAAGAAACTCGTGGATCGCATACTGCCTACCGCCCGATCAGTCGGAGTGTCTGAGGATCTCAGGGGCTGGAACTGGAGCAAACCCCCGCTCAAGCCTATGTACGACGAGAAAATCCCAATGTATGCTGTTTGCTCCAAGTACTGCCCGACCTCCCGCGATGTGTTCCTCAACAAAGTGATGAAAGTCGCCCCTAAGCAGAGCGAGCCGGTCATCCTGGGGACTGCCATCCACAGGGTCGTCAGCACCGTGATAAGCTGCTTCTTGGATGGCAAGGTTCCTGAGTTTGATTCTTGGTACTACGAGACCCTCAGGAGCAGGAGCGTTACCGAGCAGATACCTGCGGTCAAAGATAAGGCAAGGGCGGTCTGGGATTATGTGCTTAAGAACTGCGAGATCCAATACTTGAACAGGAGGAGCGAACAGCCGTACGCAAACCGCCGGGATCTTCTCGCCACCTCGGTCCCCTTCCTTGTCGAGCACAAGGTATCTGGCGAGCTGCTCGGCCTTTCAGGTTTACTCAGTGTCGACTGCTATGACTACCTCCGGGGGATAGTCTTTGACCTGAAGGTCGCTCATGAGACCAAGGACTGGTATAGGCTCGCGCCAACTGGCTATGCGATAGTGCTCGAGAGTGTTTATGAAGTTCCAGTTGATGCTGGGTGCGTCGTGCACCTCTGGTTCCAGGGAGAAGAGTTGCGAGTGACGAAGGACCTCTTTTTCATAAATGATGATCTGAGGAGCTGGTGGCTCGAAGAGCGGGACAGCAAACTCTCGATAGTTGCCCAAAAGATGGATCCTGGCATCCCCCCAAAGTGCTACAATGACTGCATATACCAGGAGGCTTGCAGGTGCTCGACGAATTAG
- a CDS encoding DUF996 domain-containing protein: protein MSIESNKILGGVGAVLLFVGIIPFRYMFLISLVGLILVLVAMYGFSNIYGERRIFNNLLYGIIAGIVGMVVAFFVAIFSVFATFTQLLYEIFPGWNGDWTALSGMTPDTSNLDIGTILPLLGGLLLIFVILYAFTIVGGFFARRSFNALSEKTGIGLFSTAGLILFIGTFLTIVLIGFLLIWISVLLIAIAFFQIRTQAEAPAATAVPVPPAPSPG, encoded by the coding sequence ATGTCGATTGAATCGAACAAGATCCTTGGCGGCGTAGGTGCAGTATTGCTATTCGTCGGTATAATCCCGTTCCGTTACATGTTTCTAATCTCGCTTGTTGGTCTGATATTGGTTCTAGTTGCAATGTACGGCTTCTCCAACATATACGGGGAAAGGAGGATATTCAACAATCTACTTTACGGGATAATCGCGGGAATAGTTGGGATGGTGGTTGCGTTTTTTGTTGCAATCTTTTCGGTCTTCGCGACCTTTACCCAGCTCTTGTACGAGATCTTCCCAGGGTGGAACGGCGACTGGACCGCCCTTTCGGGAATGACCCCGGACACCTCCAACCTGGATATTGGCACGATCCTACCTCTGCTCGGGGGGCTACTCCTGATCTTCGTGATACTTTATGCCTTCACGATCGTTGGGGGCTTCTTCGCGAGGCGGTCGTTCAATGCCCTCTCAGAGAAGACGGGGATAGGACTCTTCTCGACAGCCGGCCTGATACTCTTCATTGGCACTTTCCTTACAATAGTACTCATAGGATTCCTGCTGATCTGGATCTCCGTACTCCTGATCGCGATTGCCTTCTTCCAGATAAGGACACAGGCAGAAGCACCAGCAGCCACCGCGGTCCCTGTACCGCCAGCACCGTCGCCGGGATAG
- the cas7a gene encoding type I-A CRISPR-associated protein Cas7/Csa2, with translation MKGFLSTSFRLLVNVESLNGIESIGNLSRHRTVPIVVSEPGGYTIRYVPAVSGESIGHAYQELLVKRANEMGLPVGKYSSRGEFIKFTDNKFLEEEGVTPPESIEDVRRTEAQIMLKDVVCDIGGFLYAEKTPIKRTSRFQVGYMIPALDEVNASALEAQFHVRHALSEMKKGQLGETRAQIPYNVEVGSAVYTFTFNLDIDGISKVSTLFGNPPNEEVELNSQRERRAKAALMAFVDLVSTMGFGAKRSRFLPTIEPLGAVACISTSGPFIASPGNSRWFIGDTARRVQSYATAMKELGLERKIEVLAFTKEPIEEEVEGIEKFDSLERLTYAVVDKILKA, from the coding sequence ATGAAGGGTTTTCTTAGTACATCTTTTAGACTTTTGGTAAATGTTGAAAGTCTTAATGGAATAGAATCTATAGGAAATCTTTCGAGGCACAGAACAGTGCCAATAGTCGTCAGCGAACCAGGTGGTTACACAATCAGATATGTGCCGGCAGTGTCCGGAGAATCCATAGGTCATGCATATCAAGAGCTACTCGTCAAAAGAGCCAATGAAATGGGCCTGCCTGTAGGGAAGTATTCCTCTAGGGGCGAGTTCATAAAGTTCACAGACAACAAGTTTCTTGAAGAGGAAGGCGTGACTCCCCCTGAGAGCATTGAAGACGTGAGGAGAACCGAAGCCCAGATCATGCTAAAGGACGTTGTATGCGATATTGGAGGTTTCCTCTATGCCGAAAAGACCCCCATCAAGAGGACTTCTCGGTTCCAAGTCGGCTACATGATCCCTGCTTTGGATGAAGTGAATGCGTCGGCGTTGGAGGCACAATTCCATGTAAGGCACGCCCTATCTGAGATGAAGAAGGGGCAGCTCGGGGAGACCCGTGCGCAGATACCCTATAATGTTGAAGTAGGGTCTGCGGTATACACCTTCACATTTAACCTCGACATAGACGGAATTTCAAAAGTCTCAACTCTATTCGGCAATCCACCTAATGAGGAGGTCGAGCTCAACAGTCAACGTGAGAGGAGGGCAAAGGCGGCCCTGATGGCGTTCGTTGATTTAGTTTCCACAATGGGATTTGGCGCAAAGAGATCTAGGTTTTTGCCTACAATAGAGCCGCTTGGCGCCGTTGCATGCATCTCAACATCCGGACCGTTCATAGCATCACCAGGGAACTCGAGGTGGTTCATAGGAGATACTGCTAGGAGGGTACAGAGCTACGCCACCGCTATGAAGGAGCTCGGGCTCGAGAGGAAGATAGAAGTATTGGCATTCACTAAAGAACCCATTGAGGAAGAAGTGGAGGGCATAGAGAAATTTGACAGTCTCGAGCGCCTGACGTATGCAGTCGTAGACAAGATTTTGAAGGCATGA
- a CDS encoding right-handed parallel beta-helix repeat-containing protein: MLIGRVFQPGNEVLGIPLASDPWIGSVWCALRLQATIAPLCLSLYIQKNLLIKKKEEKIILKYNLTIFCVLALLISGAGILLTVQEVTAVSDPPIQINGNSGFSSYPGSGTPDDPYIIENFTIDAGSNHGIKITSTDAYFVIRNCTILNGNLGGWYGIYLQNVTNGRIENNTIIYNHHGIYMYNSSYNTFINNNFSNSNATSGYGMYVYYRSDNNVFINNTCNNNRDGIVIWNSSYNTLTNNICSNNSQSVGSGIFLLENASHNTLENNTCVYNAYGIRLQNSNDNTLTGNILLPNYQYGIFISSSNDNTVINNPLNSFKSESSSGNSITATDPSSNLSASFECGGNIDVSWTNDPSSGAQTLGSLGMYIMITASNNPWVFLNVSYAGVELTAQEASSLAIYRWNGTDWELPITGEGGYGVNTVNKYVYANITQFSTFAPLYSPESHPAPVGGIIIPVESVPVPPAVPLAAAVVVAMAVAAVLAAVALMRPWRRLLR, from the coding sequence ATTCTCATAGGTCGTGTTTTTCAACCTGGTAATGAAGTCCTCGGAATCCCCTTAGCGTCAGATCCTTGGATTGGTTCTGTATGGTGCGCTCTCCGTCTTCAAGCAACGATCGCACCGCTATGCTTAAGCTTATATATCCAAAAAAATCTCCTTATTAAAAAAAAGGAGGAAAAAATCATTCTAAAATATAACCTGACAATTTTTTGCGTCTTAGCGCTTCTCATTTCAGGGGCAGGCATCCTCCTGACCGTCCAGGAGGTCACAGCAGTCAGCGACCCTCCGATCCAAATAAACGGCAACTCGGGTTTCTCGTCTTATCCCGGCAGCGGCACCCCGGATGACCCCTACATCATAGAGAACTTCACCATAGACGCGGGCTCTAACCACGGCATCAAGATAACTTCCACCGACGCCTACTTCGTGATAAGGAACTGCACCATTCTCAACGGCAATCTTGGAGGTTGGTATGGCATCTACCTGCAGAATGTGACCAACGGGAGGATCGAGAACAACACCATCATATACAACCACCACGGCATATACATGTACAACTCATCCTACAACACCTTTATTAACAACAACTTCTCGAACAGCAACGCGACCTCAGGATACGGAATGTACGTATACTACCGCTCTGACAACAACGTATTCATAAACAACACCTGCAACAACAACAGAGACGGCATAGTAATCTGGAACTCCTCCTACAACACCCTCACCAACAACATCTGCTCCAACAACAGTCAGTCCGTCGGAAGTGGAATCTTCCTTTTAGAAAACGCCTCCCACAACACACTCGAGAATAACACCTGCGTCTACAATGCGTACGGAATACGTCTTCAAAACTCCAACGACAACACATTGACTGGCAACATCTTGTTGCCCAACTATCAGTATGGAATTTTCATTTCGTCTTCGAACGACAACACAGTCATAAACAACCCGCTCAACAGCTTTAAATCAGAGTCTTCATCTGGCAACTCCATAACCGCAACGGATCCCTCATCCAACCTCTCGGCGTCGTTTGAATGCGGCGGCAACATTGATGTCTCCTGGACCAATGACCCGTCCTCGGGTGCGCAGACTCTCGGCAGCCTCGGGATGTACATAATGATAACCGCCTCTAACAACCCCTGGGTCTTCCTCAACGTCTCCTACGCCGGCGTGGAACTGACCGCGCAGGAGGCGTCGTCCCTGGCGATCTACAGGTGGAACGGGACCGACTGGGAGCTACCCATCACAGGAGAAGGCGGCTACGGCGTCAACACCGTCAACAAGTACGTCTACGCCAACATTACCCAGTTCAGCACGTTCGCGCCGCTCTACTCCCCCGAGTCCCATCCGGCGCCGGTCGGCGGGATAATCATCCCGGTCGAGTCTGTCCCGGTGCCTCCAGCGGTGCCTTTAGCAGCCGCCGTAGTCGTAGCCATGGCTGTAGCTGCTGTACTGGCAGCCGTGGCGCTCATGAGGCCGTGGCGGAGGCTGTTGCGGTAG
- a CDS encoding PIN domain-containing protein — MRTAVVIDSFAWVEMFIGSKKGEVARDAIQEAEEAYTPDIVLAEIARKYIREGADVQTINERLTAIEEISEVVPVDREIALGSAECYMLLAEKARREKLRPPSLFDAIVLATARTMKAKIVTGDQHFRGLDETLWVG; from the coding sequence GTGAGGACAGCAGTTGTAATTGACTCCTTCGCCTGGGTTGAGATGTTCATCGGGAGCAAAAAAGGAGAGGTTGCAAGAGATGCGATCCAAGAAGCCGAGGAGGCATACACCCCTGACATCGTCTTGGCGGAGATAGCCCGGAAGTACATTCGGGAAGGCGCAGACGTTCAGACAATTAACGAACGCCTGACGGCAATAGAAGAGATCTCGGAGGTGGTCCCCGTAGACAGGGAGATCGCCTTAGGGTCTGCTGAGTGCTACATGCTACTGGCGGAAAAAGCCAGGAGAGAGAAGCTCAGACCCCCGAGCCTCTTCGACGCGATAGTGCTCGCAACGGCAAGGACGATGAAAGCAAAAATAGTGACAGGGGATCAGCACTTCAGAGGACTCGACGAGACCTTGTGGGTCGGGTAG
- the cas2 gene encoding CRISPR-associated endonuclease Cas2, with the protein MQTLVIYDISEDKKREKLRGHLLNYGLKRVQYSGLIGDINSNDRLVLVNEVGKFISSETDSIYIVPLCDRCVRLCKIVSHTGAVEIEDRKVDYVG; encoded by the coding sequence ATGCAGACCCTTGTGATCTACGACATCAGTGAAGACAAGAAACGCGAAAAGCTGAGGGGTCACCTTCTTAACTATGGTCTGAAGAGAGTGCAGTACAGCGGTCTCATTGGAGACATCAACTCAAATGACCGGTTAGTGTTGGTGAATGAGGTCGGGAAGTTCATCAGTTCAGAGACCGACAGCATCTACATTGTGCCGCTCTGCGACAGGTGTGTCCGTCTTTGCAAGATTGTGAGCCATACGGGCGCTGTTGAGATTGAGGATCGCAAAGTGGACTATGTGGGGTAG
- the cas5a gene encoding type I-A CRISPR-associated protein Cas5a, with protein sequence MIGRGCRRILGIRIEGEYHWGYWVRVPGTSKQQSAFPLPPPTTLVGALSFPLARDGALKETSTEGRFAGETLIDIKNKNLNPRSAAAVFQGAVLGAAISLSDRAIMWEDINKYTTLHFQTTTKDKAEEKAAGGRRYLDKYKTGAIISGKVFYPKGKATLFYVIDEDAVARAIHPPWERRLEEACWGISRIGSKESIFSVSKVKFFDLSKTEREKVKTKLYFPAGAGEVDFGEKFYKLTFWSGGWGKGERPVFSEYIVPGDRSLIVSEAISVQVKCQAYEFGPQEVMLLEQ encoded by the coding sequence ATGATCGGCAGGGGGTGCAGGCGGATTCTCGGGATCAGGATAGAGGGGGAGTACCACTGGGGATACTGGGTCAGGGTTCCAGGGACCAGCAAGCAGCAGTCGGCATTCCCTCTCCCACCGCCCACCACGCTCGTCGGCGCGCTTTCGTTCCCTCTTGCGAGAGATGGTGCACTTAAGGAAACAAGTACTGAGGGAAGATTTGCCGGAGAGACTTTAATCGACATTAAAAATAAAAATTTGAATCCCAGGAGTGCAGCTGCGGTCTTTCAGGGGGCGGTTCTGGGTGCTGCGATATCCCTTAGCGACAGGGCGATAATGTGGGAGGACATAAATAAGTACACCACACTGCATTTCCAGACCACTACCAAAGACAAAGCGGAGGAGAAGGCTGCTGGTGGAAGAAGATACCTCGATAAGTACAAAACGGGGGCGATAATTTCAGGTAAAGTATTCTACCCCAAAGGAAAGGCCACGCTGTTCTATGTGATCGATGAAGACGCCGTCGCAAGAGCGATACATCCCCCTTGGGAGCGCCGACTAGAAGAAGCATGCTGGGGCATCAGCAGGATAGGGAGTAAAGAATCGATATTTTCTGTTTCCAAGGTGAAGTTCTTTGATCTTTCGAAGACGGAGAGGGAGAAGGTAAAGACTAAATTATACTTCCCAGCAGGAGCAGGCGAGGTCGATTTTGGAGAAAAATTTTACAAGCTTACCTTCTGGAGCGGAGGGTGGGGGAAGGGAGAGAGACCAGTTTTCTCTGAGTATATAGTCCCAGGGGACAGGTCGCTGATAGTTTCAGAGGCGATTTCTGTGCAGGTAAAATGCCAGGCCTACGAGTTCGGCCCCCAAGAGGTAATGCTACTTGAGCAGTGA
- the cas1 gene encoding CRISPR-associated endonuclease Cas1, whose amino-acid sequence MKRLVVDGYGKFIRREGDQILVTEKGRVLHRILAENLRQVVVVGNGGISFDAMELLGECGVDLIKVDWKGEVVCRLSSSMMRTVQTRREQYAAYNDHRGGHISRAIILAKAKNQYAVLGTLAKSRVDTAPSVSKALMDARCAVAENLSSIEQVPEVAPSKIRGALMGIEGNCSKIYWEAISEIFPNAFGFIGRSGRYARDPINAMLNYGYALLEGEVWHGVHYAGLDPYGGFIHVDRPGKASMVLDLMEEFRQQIVDKSVISLVTHGAVKTDDFENEGGLCILNERSRRLLVETVESTFEEYVRYADLKIRWTDLIMRQAVEVAKYLRGESPRYESFYLRW is encoded by the coding sequence GTGAAGCGACTCGTCGTTGACGGCTATGGCAAATTCATAAGACGCGAGGGAGACCAGATCCTCGTCACCGAGAAGGGAAGGGTTCTCCACAGAATCCTGGCTGAGAACTTGAGGCAGGTGGTTGTTGTGGGGAACGGTGGAATTAGCTTTGATGCGATGGAGCTGCTAGGCGAGTGCGGTGTAGACCTGATTAAGGTCGACTGGAAGGGTGAGGTAGTCTGCCGGCTCTCTTCCTCCATGATGCGCACCGTCCAGACGAGGAGGGAGCAGTACGCCGCTTATAACGACCACAGGGGAGGGCACATATCCCGTGCTATTATCCTTGCAAAGGCCAAGAACCAGTACGCGGTGCTCGGCACGCTGGCCAAATCGAGGGTCGATACTGCCCCATCGGTCTCAAAAGCGCTAATGGATGCGAGATGCGCTGTTGCGGAAAATCTCTCGTCGATAGAGCAGGTTCCGGAGGTAGCGCCCTCAAAGATACGCGGGGCCCTGATGGGAATCGAGGGGAACTGTTCTAAGATATACTGGGAGGCGATATCGGAGATCTTTCCCAATGCGTTCGGGTTTATAGGAAGGAGCGGGAGGTATGCTCGGGATCCGATAAATGCGATGCTGAATTACGGTTACGCTCTGCTTGAAGGTGAAGTCTGGCACGGGGTTCACTACGCGGGCCTGGATCCTTACGGCGGTTTCATACACGTTGATCGTCCGGGCAAAGCTAGCATGGTTCTGGACCTGATGGAGGAGTTCAGGCAGCAGATCGTTGACAAGTCTGTAATCTCATTGGTCACGCACGGCGCTGTGAAAACCGACGATTTCGAGAACGAGGGGGGTCTATGCATACTTAATGAGCGTTCCAGGCGCCTGCTTGTAGAAACAGTAGAGTCGACTTTTGAGGAGTACGTTCGCTACGCGGATTTGAAGATCAGATGGACTGACCTTATAATGCGCCAGGCGGTGGAGGTGGCAAAGTACCTGAGGGGGGAGTCTCCTAGGTATGAGTCATTCTACCTCAGATGGTGA
- a CDS encoding 4Fe-4S binding protein, translated as MVEQLKQKIIRKCRAMGVPMVGFASVDRWEHPPFQQWIPEDFRPKSIFPEAKTVIVLGMPVTLPVVETAPSIAYHQLYKTVNELLDQSTYLLSNYLNGMRHGSMFVPRDGYGHLSLLKDRPIVFFSHRHAAYLAGLGTFGVNNVLLTREYGPRVRFGSVFTAAEVDPDPIMEGDLCIRCMRCVEICPVRAIPGQGYPVGLTDKKACTLRNLELLERHEAPCGLCIKVCPVGEDRELFGRTDMAIYDEGETDYKALHRAWKHVQSYGSGKRSRPP; from the coding sequence ATGGTTGAACAGCTTAAGCAGAAGATCATCAGGAAGTGCAGGGCGATGGGCGTCCCGATGGTCGGGTTCGCGTCCGTCGACCGGTGGGAACACCCGCCGTTTCAACAATGGATCCCCGAGGACTTTAGACCGAAGTCGATATTTCCAGAGGCAAAAACGGTCATCGTCCTGGGGATGCCCGTGACGCTCCCCGTCGTGGAGACGGCTCCCTCGATCGCTTACCACCAGCTCTACAAGACCGTCAACGAGCTGCTTGACCAGTCCACGTACCTCCTCTCCAACTACCTCAACGGGATGAGGCATGGATCAATGTTCGTGCCCAGAGACGGATACGGCCACCTGAGCCTTCTCAAGGACAGGCCGATTGTCTTCTTTTCCCACAGGCATGCGGCTTATCTGGCGGGGCTCGGGACCTTCGGCGTCAACAACGTCCTCTTAACAAGGGAATACGGGCCGAGGGTCAGGTTCGGGTCTGTCTTCACGGCAGCCGAGGTCGATCCGGACCCGATCATGGAGGGGGATCTCTGCATCCGCTGCATGCGCTGTGTCGAAATCTGCCCGGTCAGGGCTATACCGGGTCAGGGATACCCCGTCGGGCTGACTGACAAGAAAGCCTGCACCCTGAGGAACCTCGAGCTCCTCGAGAGGCACGAGGCCCCGTGCGGCCTATGCATAAAGGTCTGCCCCGTGGGAGAGGACAGGGAGCTCTTCGGGCGTACGGATATGGCCATATACGACGAGGGGGAAACGGACTACAAGGCACTGCACCGCGCCTGGAAGCATGTCCAGTCCTACGGATCGGGCAAGCGCAGCCGCCCCCCGTGA